GACGGATCCCGGTTCCCCGACGGATCCGGGTGCCCCGGCTGATCCCGGTACCCCGGGTGAACCCGGAGCCCCGGGCATCCCCACTGACCCGGTGTCGCCGATCGGACAGCCGGCCACAGTCGGTCCGGCGGGCGACCCGCACATGGCGGCGGCGGCCTATTTCCCGTCGCGTTCGGACTCGAGTTCGTCCAGTGGCCCAGCCACTCTGGCGAACACGGGGAGCAGTGACCTGTCCGTGCTCGGACTGGGCGCTGCGATGTTCCTGATGCTCGGCTCGCTCGTGTTGGTGAGGCGGCGTCAGCAGAACTGATCGGAGGGTATGACGGCCGTGGCCGCGCCAGGGGGAGGGGCGCGCCACGGCCGTCATCATGCCGTCCAGTGCTGCCATTGGCATGGGAACCCCGCCTGATCTCGTGCCCGTCGTCGGTGACCTCCGAAGCCCACCCTCCTCCTTCCGTGTCGTGGGAGCGCGCCCATGCAACTCTTGACATGCGGAGAAACATGCGCGTACTGTCGCTATGAAATCAATTGAGAGCGCTCCCACCACTCGCAATGCAAGCGCTCCCACACCTACCCCACGCACAAGGAAGTGAATCCGTGAACGCATCACGAAGCAGGATCGTCGCATCCCTCGCCGGCGTCGCCGCGCTGGCTCTTGTCGCCACCGGCTGCTCCGCGGCCGACGCAGGCGACGCAGGCAGCGGCGACGAGAAGATCACCCTCTCGATCACCACGTTCGGCACGATGGGCGTCGAGGCCGCCTACGAGCAGTACATGGACGAGCACCCGAACATCACCATCGAGGCGACCAACCTCGAGGGCGGCGGCGCGGCGCGTGACGACGCCTACGCGAAGATCGCGGCCGGCACCGGGCTCAGCGACATCGTCGCGATCGAAGAGGGCTGGCTCGGCACGATCGCCGAGGTCTCGGATGCCTTCGTCGACCTCCGCGACTACGGCATCGAAGACGTCAAGGACAGCTGGCTCGACTGGAAGTACGAGCAGGGCACCACGACCGACGGCCAGGTCATCGGAGCCGGTCTCGACATCGGCCCCCAGGGCCTCTGCTACCGCGGAGACCTCTTCAAGGCGGCAGGCCTGCCCAGCGATCGCGACGAGGTGGCAGCGTACTTCGGCGGCGAGGACGCCACCTGGGACCGCTTCTTCGAGGTCGGCCAGGAGTACGTCGAGAAGTCCGGCAAGGCGTTCTACCACAGCCCCCGATTCTTCTGGAACTCCTTCGTGAACCAGCAGAAGGAGGGCTACTACAAGAAGGACGGCGAGACCCTCAACATCAAGGACAACAAGGTCCTGAAGGAGCAGTTCGCCAAGATCGTCCAGGCGGAGAAGGACGGCCTCGGCGCCGGCCTGCCCGGCTGGGACGTCGGACCCGAGGCCAAGGCCGGCGACTACGCCGTGTACATGTGCCCGAGCTGGATGCTCGGCATCGTGCAGGGCTACTACGACGAGGGCACGACCGACAGCGGCTGGGACTTCGCCAACGTGCTGCCCGGCGGTGCCGCGAACTGGGGCGGCGCGTTCCTCGGCGTCGCAGCATCCTCCGAGCACCCCAAGGAGGCCGCTGAGCTGGCTCTGTGGCTCGCATCGCCCGAGCAGCAGGCCAGCGCCTTCGAGAAGGCCGGTCCCTTCCCGAGCACGCCCGAGGGTCAGAAGCTCGTCGGCGATACCAAGAGCGCCTTCTTCAACGACGCACCTGTCGGCGAGATCTTCGCAGAGCGGGCGAAGGGCGTCGTCGCCCAGGTCAAGGGACCGGAGGACTCCAACATCCAGGACAACGTCTTCGGTCCGATCTTCGACCGCGTCAGCCAGGGTGAGGTCACCGACCCCGACAAGGCGTGGGACGAGGCCATGACACTGCTCGACCAGCTCGTCGGCTGATCGACCCGGGTGGCCCGGCGCAGCGCGCCGGGCCACCCGCACCACCCCTCCACCCTCGTATCGCGGATTGGTTTGACGATGACCACCTCACCGGGACGCACCGCCCGACCTTCACTGACCTTCCGTCAGAAGGTCAGTCGCTTCGACTACACCTACTCCCCGTACTTCTACGTCGCCCCGTTCTTTCTCCTGTTCGCGCTGATCGGCGTCTTCCCGATCGCGTACACGCTGAACGTGTCGCTGTACCAGTGGCACCTGCTCAAAGGGCAGGGCGACTTCGTCGGGATCGACAACTACGTCTCGGTCCTCACCGATCCGTTCTTCTGGAACGCGTTCGGCAACACCATCAGCATCTTCCTGCTCTCCGCCATCCCGCAGCTGATCGTCGCCACCATCGTGGCCGCGCTGCTGGATCAGGCCATCCGGGGCAAGACGTTCTGGCGCATGAGCATCCTGCTGCCCTACATCGTCGCCCCCGTCGCCGTCACGGTGATCTTCCTGCAGGTCTTCAACCAGTTCCACGGCCCCATCGCGGGCATCCTGGAAACTCTCGGACTCGACCCCGTCCGCTGGGCGTTCGACGTCTTCCCGTCGCACGTCGCGATCGCCACCATGGTGAACTGGCGCTGGACCGGATACAACGCCCTGCTGCTGCTCGCGGCAATGCAGGCCGTCCCGCGCGACGTCTACGAATCGGCCACGCTGGACGGCGCGAGCAAGGCCCGCCGCTTCTGGTCCATCACCATCCCGATGATCCGCCCCACCCTGATCTTCGTGGTCATCACCGCGACCATCGGCGGTCTGCAGATCTTCACCGAGCCCAAGCTGTTCGACGGCCGGACCAACGGCGGCAGCGACCGTCAGTTCCAGACCATCGTCCTCTACCTCTACGAGCTGGCGTTCCCAAGGCGCGACTTCGGCCGCGCATCGGCCACCGCCTGGATCCTCTTCGTCGTCATCGTGCTCGTCGGTCTGCTCAGCTACGCGGTCACCCGCGCGGTGCGCACTGCCGACACGAAGACGGCTCGGATCGCCCGCGGCTCCGTCAGCACCGAGCAGGGAGTGTCATGACCGCCACCGTCACGCCGCCGCAGGCGACGAAGCCCTCATCGAGTGATCAGCCGGTCTCCGTCGAGGAGCGCCGCTCGCGCCGTCGGCGGTTCTACGAGCGTCCGGGTGTGCTCACCTACGCGCTGCTGGCCGCATTCTTCGCCGGATCCGCCTTCCCGCTGTGGTGGTCCTTCGTGATCTCCAGCAGACAGTCGTCGGACACGAACCTCGTTCCGCCTGCGATCCTGCCCGGACCGAACTTCCTCAGCAACGCGGCGAAGGTGTTCGACACCGTGCCGTTCCTGCTGGCGCTGCTGAACAGTGTGATCATCTCGGGCGCGATCACCATCTCGGTGGTGTTCTTCTCCACTCTGGCCGGATACGCGTTCGCCAAGCTGCGCTTCCGCGGCCGCACCGGACTGCTTCTGACGGTGATCGCGACGATGGCGATCCCCACCCAGCTCGGCATCATCCCGATGTTCATGCTGATGGCCGAGTGGAAGTGGACCGGAACCCTGCAGGCCGTGATCGTTCCAGGCCTGGTGACCGCGTTCGGCGTGTTCTTCATGCGCCAGTACCTGGTCGACGTCATCCCGGACGAGCTCATCGAGGCCGCCCGCATGGACGGCGCCAGCATGTGGGGCACCTTCCGGCACGTCGCCATCCCCGCGGCGCGACCCGGGATGGCGGTGCTCGCCCTGTTCACCTTCATGGCGTCGTGGACCGACTACCTGTGGCCGATGCTCGTGCTCGGGCCGCGGAATCCGAACGTGCAGACCGCTCTGGCAGCCCTCAGCGCCGCCGGCGGGCAGAATCCTGACAACGCCATGGTGCTCGCGGGAGCCGTGCTCTCGGTCGTCCCGCTTCTCATCCTCTTCGTCGTCGCGGGCCGACAGCTCGTGGCGGGAATCATGCAAGGCGCAGTGAAAGGCTGACATGACCATCGAGATCAATGCCCACACCCGCGAGAGCCCGGCGATCCCGGCGACGCAGGGAGACCCCGACTACCGGGACAGCGGGCTCGTGTTCCCGGCGGACTTCGTGATCGGCGCGGCCACCGCCGCCTACCAGATCGAGGGTGCTGCCACCGCGGACGGCCGCGGGCCGTCCATCTGGGACACGTTCAGCGCCACACCGGGCAAGGTCGTGAACGGCGACACCGGTGCCGTGGCCGATGACCATTACAACCGCCTCGAGTCCGACCTCGACCTGATGGTCGAGATGGGCCTGGAGGCCTACCGGTTCTCGATCTCCTGGCCGCGCGTGCAACCGCTGGGCTCGGGTGCCGTGAACCAGGCGGGACTCGACTTCTACGGTCGCCTTCTCGACGGGCTGATCGCCCGCGGCATCCGCCCGGTCGTCACGCTCTACCACTGGGATCTGCCGCAGCCGCTGGAGGATGCCGGAGGCTGGACCAACCGCGAGACCGCCTACCGGTTCGCGGAGTACGCCCGCATCGTCGCCGAGGCCCTCGGTGACCGCGTGCCGGCGTGGACGACACTGAACGAGCCGTGGTGCAGCGCCTTCCTCGGCTATGGTTCCGGCGGTCACGCGCCGGGCCGCACCGACGGCGCGGACGCGCTCGCAGCCATGCACCACCTGAACCTCGCCCACGGTCTCGCAGTGCAGGTGCTGCGTGAGGTGACGCCCCAGGCCGAGGTCTCGATCACCCTCAACTTCCACGTCGTGCGCTCGGAGGACGGCGTCGACGGCGCGGACACCGAGGCCGTGCGCCGGATCGACGCGCTCGCGAACCGGTCGTTCACGCAGCCGCTGCTCACCGGCGGGTACCCGGTCGATCTGATCGAGGACACGAAGTCGGTCACCGACTGGTCGTTCGTCCTCCCCGGGGATGCCGAGACCATCCGCCAGCCGCTCGACAGCCTCGGCGTGAACTACTACTCCACGGCGCGGGTGCGTCTGTGGGACGGCGTCTCGCCGCGCGAGCACGCCGACGGGCACAGGAGCGCCCGCGGCTCGGCCTGGCCCGGCAGCGAGCACGTCGAGTTCCTCAGCCAGCAGGGTCCGTACACGGCCATGGGCTGGAACATCGCCCCCGACGGTCTCGAGCACCTGCTGCTCTCGCTCAGCAGGCAGCATCCCGATCTGCCGCTGCTGATCACCGAGAATGGCGCGGCCTTCGAGGACGAACTGGTCGGCGATCGTGTGCAGGACGACGAGCGCGTCGACTACCTGCGCCGCCACTTCACCGCCGCTCATCGGGCGATGCGGCAGGGCGTCGATCTGCGCGGATACTTCGTCTGGTCGCTGTTCGACAACTTCGAGTGGAGCTACGGGTACAGCAAGCGCTTCGGGATCGTGTACGTCGACTACGAGACCCACGAGCGCACCGTCAAGGACAGCGGACGGTGGGTGCAGCGGCTGATCGAAGGCCACGTGATCCCGGACTGAACCGCATGCCGGCATGGCGTACGGTGTAGAAGTCCCACCTCCGATGGAGGATCCACGAACGCACCCGACGGGCAGCAGGAGACAGACGTGATGAAGGAGCCGGCCCCGGCGGCGCAGCCCTGGATCCCGACCCTGGAAGAGGTCGCGGCCCTCGCCGGTGTCTCGAGCTCCACCGCGTCGCGCGTGATCAACGGGTCGCCGCGGGTGACCGAGCAGACCATCGCCCGGGTGAACGCGGCGATCGCCAAGGTCGGCTACGTGCCCAACCGCGCTGCGCGCAACCTGGCGAGCCGCCGCACGCAGACGGTCGCGATGATGATCCCCGAGCGCACGGCCGAGTTCTTCGCCGATCCCTACTTCGCCGAGGTCATCCAGGGTGCGGCCATGTACGCGTCGTCCACCGAGTACTCCCTGACGCTGCTGATCGAGTCCGAGAAGGACCCGGAGAAGACCCATCAGTTCCTGCGGCGGGGCAATGTGGACGGCGCACTGATCCTCTCGCACCACAGCGCCTCGTCGTCGTATCGGGAGCTCGCACGGACCCTTCCCGTGGTCTTCGGAGTGCGCCCTCCTGGAGAGGTGGGCGACGAGATCCACATCGTCGATGTCGATAACCATGCCGCCGCCGCGCTCGGAACTCAGCATCTCGTCGACCGTGGTCGCACACGCATCGCCACCATCACCGGCCCGCTCGACACGTTCGCCGGGCATGAGCGGCGGCGCGGCTGGAGCGAGACGCTCGCCGCGGCAGGGCTCGAGCCTGCAGGCGACGAGGAGGGCGACTTCACTCCGGCCAGTGGTGCCGCCGCGGCACAGCGCCTGATCGCGGCGGATGCGCCCTTCGACGCGATCTTCATCGCCTCCGCTCAGATGGCCTATGGGGCGATGCCCGTGCTGAAGGAGAGCGGGCTGGACGTGCCCGCCGACGTGGCCGTCGCCACGATGGACAACAACGTCTTCTCGACCGGCACCACACCGCAGCTGACCACGGTCGACCTGCACACCGCGGCGAAGGGCGCTGCGATGATGGCGACGGTCGTGCGCCTGATCAAGGGCGAGCACATCGGCACCCAGACTCTGGTGCCGATGGATCTCGTCGAGCGCGCGTCCACCGCGATCTGACACGCCTCTGCGGCTGAGAGAGGCGGGCGCCTCGCGAGGGGATGCGAGACGCCCGCCACCAGGCGGCCGGCGCTGGGATGCCGTGAGCCGCCTGAGTTGCGGCGCCGTAGGGGAGGGGATCCCCACGGCGCCGCGGGATGCCACCTGTGCGCAGGACGCTCGAAAGCGTCACGGGGCGCAGTGGGCGGCATCCGATCCACCGGTGGTGCGTTCCTTCCCCCGAAGGTCGCACAGCACCGGTGGAGGTCGCTAGGCCGCTCGGTGGCGGGAGGCGTCCGTGCGGACGCGAAGCGCTGAATCGCGCATATCAGTTCTCCTGATGGTCGTTCGGGTCATGAGGGGCGCGAGAGCGCGCTCGATCGGCGGGACGACACACTGGTCGCCCGAGACCCGGATCAGTCGGGAGAGTCGTCGGTGCTTCCTGCGGGGCCGGATGGCAGCACATCGTCACCGGCGTGCGCCGCGGTCAGCAGAAGCCCGAGCACATCGCTCGCGTGAGTGGTACCGGGAACGACCCCGGGCGCTGCCGTGGTGCCGGCCGCGGCGGATGCGACGGACGGCGCAGTGGCGGGCTGGTGATGCGTGCTGGTGCCGTCCGAGTCGAACGGCGAGCGTCCGGAGGTGTGCTCGGATGCCGCGGGTGAGAGTCGCGGAGGCGGCTGCGGTGCGCACCGGAGCGGATGCCGCGAGCGAGGCGTGCTTCGCGACCTGGAGGTGCGCCATGGGAGCGGCGGTGGGTGCCGGGTGGTGGTCCGCGTGCGTTGCGCGCGGGTGCTTCGCCGGTGCGCCGTGAGCCCGCACGGGCACTGCAGCACGGGCCTGGCGGGCGTGGCTCGCGATCTTCTTGGTGATCTTCGTGGCGTCCTGCAGAATCGAGCGCGCTTCGGGCTTCTGGTGCAGAGCGGACGTGACCTGCGCGGTGATGGACTTAATGGCCTCAGTGGGCTCCGGAGCCGCGACGAGCTGCGAGGGCGCGGCCTGCTGGGGCGCTGCCTCTCGGAGGGCGGTGACGACGGGCGCGGTCGGAGCTGTGATGACGCGCAGAACCTCGGATGCGGCCTGCGTGACCCCGTGTGCCGAGCGCTCTGCGGCCTGCGGAGATGTTTGATGCTGTGAGTGCTTCGCCGAGGGGCCGGGAGTCTCATCTGCATGCGCCGAGGAGCCGCTGAGGAACACGCTGAAGGCGGCCCAGATGAGCACGCCGAGGCCGACCAGCAGCCACATCGATCGGCTGCGGTTGTCGACAGACGTGAACCGCACTTCTTCCTCCCCCACCCCAGCGATATTCCGCCAGAACGGCTTGAGTGACCTTACAACGTCCACGGCTCCATGTCCACACGGATGGAGAACGTGCACAAAGTGCTGACGGCTGGGCAGAATCACCCCTTGACTTTCCCCAGGTTCTGCACATGTGCCACCGCAGGGGCAAACCTTAAATCTTCGCTTGAAGTCGAATCCCGTCCACAGGATGGGGAATACATGAAGCGCAGGTGAGAGCGCGAAAACGGGTCG
Above is a genomic segment from Microbacterium sp. W4I4 containing:
- a CDS encoding GH1 family beta-glucosidase codes for the protein MTIEINAHTRESPAIPATQGDPDYRDSGLVFPADFVIGAATAAYQIEGAATADGRGPSIWDTFSATPGKVVNGDTGAVADDHYNRLESDLDLMVEMGLEAYRFSISWPRVQPLGSGAVNQAGLDFYGRLLDGLIARGIRPVVTLYHWDLPQPLEDAGGWTNRETAYRFAEYARIVAEALGDRVPAWTTLNEPWCSAFLGYGSGGHAPGRTDGADALAAMHHLNLAHGLAVQVLREVTPQAEVSITLNFHVVRSEDGVDGADTEAVRRIDALANRSFTQPLLTGGYPVDLIEDTKSVTDWSFVLPGDAETIRQPLDSLGVNYYSTARVRLWDGVSPREHADGHRSARGSAWPGSEHVEFLSQQGPYTAMGWNIAPDGLEHLLLSLSRQHPDLPLLITENGAAFEDELVGDRVQDDERVDYLRRHFTAAHRAMRQGVDLRGYFVWSLFDNFEWSYGYSKRFGIVYVDYETHERTVKDSGRWVQRLIEGHVIPD
- a CDS encoding carbohydrate ABC transporter permease, producing MTTSPGRTARPSLTFRQKVSRFDYTYSPYFYVAPFFLLFALIGVFPIAYTLNVSLYQWHLLKGQGDFVGIDNYVSVLTDPFFWNAFGNTISIFLLSAIPQLIVATIVAALLDQAIRGKTFWRMSILLPYIVAPVAVTVIFLQVFNQFHGPIAGILETLGLDPVRWAFDVFPSHVAIATMVNWRWTGYNALLLLAAMQAVPRDVYESATLDGASKARRFWSITIPMIRPTLIFVVITATIGGLQIFTEPKLFDGRTNGGSDRQFQTIVLYLYELAFPRRDFGRASATAWILFVVIVLVGLLSYAVTRAVRTADTKTARIARGSVSTEQGVS
- a CDS encoding LacI family DNA-binding transcriptional regulator encodes the protein MKEPAPAAQPWIPTLEEVAALAGVSSSTASRVINGSPRVTEQTIARVNAAIAKVGYVPNRAARNLASRRTQTVAMMIPERTAEFFADPYFAEVIQGAAMYASSTEYSLTLLIESEKDPEKTHQFLRRGNVDGALILSHHSASSSYRELARTLPVVFGVRPPGEVGDEIHIVDVDNHAAAALGTQHLVDRGRTRIATITGPLDTFAGHERRRGWSETLAAAGLEPAGDEEGDFTPASGAAAAQRLIAADAPFDAIFIASAQMAYGAMPVLKESGLDVPADVAVATMDNNVFSTGTTPQLTTVDLHTAAKGAAMMATVVRLIKGEHIGTQTLVPMDLVERASTAI
- a CDS encoding extracellular solute-binding protein, encoding MNASRSRIVASLAGVAALALVATGCSAADAGDAGSGDEKITLSITTFGTMGVEAAYEQYMDEHPNITIEATNLEGGGAARDDAYAKIAAGTGLSDIVAIEEGWLGTIAEVSDAFVDLRDYGIEDVKDSWLDWKYEQGTTTDGQVIGAGLDIGPQGLCYRGDLFKAAGLPSDRDEVAAYFGGEDATWDRFFEVGQEYVEKSGKAFYHSPRFFWNSFVNQQKEGYYKKDGETLNIKDNKVLKEQFAKIVQAEKDGLGAGLPGWDVGPEAKAGDYAVYMCPSWMLGIVQGYYDEGTTDSGWDFANVLPGGAANWGGAFLGVAASSEHPKEAAELALWLASPEQQASAFEKAGPFPSTPEGQKLVGDTKSAFFNDAPVGEIFAERAKGVVAQVKGPEDSNIQDNVFGPIFDRVSQGEVTDPDKAWDEAMTLLDQLVG
- a CDS encoding carbohydrate ABC transporter permease is translated as MTATVTPPQATKPSSSDQPVSVEERRSRRRRFYERPGVLTYALLAAFFAGSAFPLWWSFVISSRQSSDTNLVPPAILPGPNFLSNAAKVFDTVPFLLALLNSVIISGAITISVVFFSTLAGYAFAKLRFRGRTGLLLTVIATMAIPTQLGIIPMFMLMAEWKWTGTLQAVIVPGLVTAFGVFFMRQYLVDVIPDELIEAARMDGASMWGTFRHVAIPAARPGMAVLALFTFMASWTDYLWPMLVLGPRNPNVQTALAALSAAGGQNPDNAMVLAGAVLSVVPLLILFVVAGRQLVAGIMQGAVKG